The genomic stretch acacacacacacactgactctcactggggtacgggtcccaaacacacacacacactgactctcactggggtacgggtcccacacacacacacacacactgactctcactgggatacgggtccctcacacacacacactgactctcactggggtacgggtcccacacacacacacacacacacacacactgactctcactggggtacgggtcccacacacacactgactctcactggggtacgggtcccacacacacactgactctcactggggtacgggtcccacacacacactgaccctcactggggtacgggtcccacacacacacacacacacacacacactgactctcactggggtacgggtcccacacacacactgactctcactggggtacgggtcccacacacacactgactctcactggggtacgggtcccaaacacacacacacactgactctcactggggtacgggtcccacacacacactgactctcactggggtacgggtcccacacacacacacacactgactctcactggggtacgggtcccaaacacacacacacactgactctcactggggtacgggtcccaaacacacacacacactgactctcactggggtacgggtcccacacacacacacacacactgactctcactggggtacgggtccctcacacacacacactgactctcactggggtacgggtcccacacacacactgactctcactggggtacgggtcccacacacacacacacactgactctcactgggatacgggtcccacacacacacacacactgactctcactggggtacgggtccctcacacacacacactgactctcactggggtacgggtcccacacacacactgactctcactggggtacgggtcccacacacacacacactgactctcactggggtacgggtcccacacacacactgactctcactggggtacgggtcccacacacacactcactgactctcactggggtacgggtcccaaacacactgactctcactggggtacgggtcccacacacacacactgactctcactggggtacgggtcccaaacacacacacactgactctcactggggtacgggtcccaaacacactgactctcactggggtacgggtcccacacacacacacacacacacacacacagactctcactggggtataaaGACCCACATTAATCCCCTCTGTTCCCTCCCCCAGCGCTGGTATCTAAGTTGCGCCAATCTCCCAGCCATTTGAGCAGCTGGAGATTTTGACTGGATATTCGACTGGGGGAGGCATCGCCCAAGGTGTCCTCACCCCCAGCCCCGCTCTTCCTGGGCTCCAGTCCAGAGCGGGAGAGCCGCCTGGCTTTTCAGGAACAGCTGCGGGAGCCTTGGGGAgtcgggggaggaggggcggcaAGCaactgggatcttcctgtgccgTGCACGGCCCTCAGGACGGCCTGGGCCTTGTCAGGAGAGCGTGGGCTTTCAAAAATTGAAAACCCGCACATCCAAGGCCTGAGGATATCCCCAGGCTCCATCTCTAACTTGGAAGACGAGGGATAGGTCAGGATCAGGGATATTCGGGGCGATGAGGCCTCCAGTGCAAGCCCATTGGCCAAGCCTGGGCCTTTCCTGGCGCCTATCAGTCGGGCCCGAGGGCCATGCTGAAGTTGGGCTGCAACCTGCCTTCCATTCCCTCCggcagagggagacaggcagcTTCGCTCAGCAGCAGATTGGCACACTGGgaaagggaggtcagagagagagagaggagagacagagaaagagagagacagagaaagcgagagacagagggggagagagacagaaagagagagagagagagagacagagagagagacagagagagagagacagagagagagagagacagagagagacagagagagagagacagagagagagagagacagagagagacagagagagcgagacacagagggagatagagagagagagagacagagagagagagagagacagggagagagacggagagagcgaggtacagagggagacagagagagagagacagagagagcgagagacagagtgagagagagagacagagcgagagacagagagagagagacagagggagagagagagacagagagagcgagagacagagggagagagagacagagagagagacagtcagagagagcgagagacagagagagagagacagagattgagatagagagagacatagggagacagagagacagagagagagagagaccgagagagagagacagagggagagagagagagacagagacagagagagaaacagagagagagagagagacagagagagacagagggagagacagagggagagagagagacagagagacagagagagagagagacagagagagagatagacagagagagacagagagagagggacagagagagagagagagagagagtcagtgggagagagagaaacagagatagaacCAGATAGAAACgggcagggtgagagacagagagaggggcagagagagagagacagagagcgacagagacagagagacagagagagagagagagagagagacagagagacagagagagagagacagagagagagagagagagacaaggacagagagagagagagagagacagagagagagagagacagagagagagacagagagagagagacagagagagagagacagagagagagagagagagacaaggacagagagagagagagagagacagagagagagagagacagagagagagacagagagagagagacaaggacagagagagagagagagacagagagagagagacagagagagagagagagagggagacagttctCCCTTCAGTTTGAGTTATTGGATAGTGACATTGATGTGTGATGTTTGAATAAATCGATCTGTGATTCCTTTCCGTTGGTTCAGGCTGAGAATTGTAACTGGTGTGGATGATGGGTCCTCGGCTGTGAGTCCTGGAGTTAATCTATGATGTCTTCTCTCCATATTCCTGGATAGGATTCAAAGTAAATTCATCTAGAACAGGGGGGTGACCATGTTAGAAAAAACACAGAACAGCCAAGATAAAATCCCACTGAAATGTGGCCCATATTCTTCACTCTTTCTCCAGTGTCTCGAGAGGCATTTGAACAATACAGAACTCAGAACTGCGCAGAGTGtggtccaagtgtggtctaaccaggggataaggagagtggaactgtgcacggtgctccgagtgtggtctaaccgaggggggatacggagaccagaactgtgcacggtgctccgagtgtggtctaaccgaggggggggatacggagaccggaactgtgcacggtgctccgagtgtggtctaaccgaggtggggggggatacggagaccggaactgtgcacggtgctccgagtgtggtctaaccgaggggggatacggagaccggaactgtgcacggtgctccgagcgtggtctaaccaaagcgggggatacggagaccggaactgtgcacggtgctccgagtgtggtctaaccgaggggggggatacggagaccggaactgtgcacggttctccgagtgtggtctaaccgagggggggatacggagaccggaactgtgcacggtgctccgagtgtggtctaaccgagggggggcgatacggagaccggaactgtgcacggtgctccgagtgtggtctaaccaaagtgggggatacggagaccggaactgtgcacggtgctccgagtgtggtctaaccgaggggggatacggagaccggaactatgcacggtgctccgagcgtggtctaaccaaagcgggggatacggagaccggaactgtgcacggtgctccgagtgtggtctaaccgaggggaggatatggagaccggaactgtgcacggtgctccgagcgtggtctaaccgaggggggatacggagaccggaactgtgcacggtgctccgagtgtggtctaaccgaggtggggggggatacggagaccggaactgtgcacggtgctccgagtgtggtctaaccgaggggggatacggagaccggaactgtgcacggtgctccgagcgtggtctaaccaaagcgggggatacggagaccggaactgtgcacggtgctccgagtgtggtctaaccgaggggggggatacggagaccggaactgtgcacggttctccgagtgtggtctaaccgaggggggtatacggagaccggaactgtgcacggtgctccgagtgtggtctaaccgagggggggcgatacggagaccggaactgtgcacggtgctccgagtgtggtctaaccaaagtgggggatacggagaccggaactgtgcacggtgctccgagtgtggtctaaccgaggggggatacggagaccggaactatgcacggtgctccgagcgtggtctaaccaaagcgggggatacggagaccggaactgtgcacggtgctccgagtgtggtctaaccgaggggaggatatggagatcggaactgtgcacggtgctccgagcgtggtctaaccgaggggggatacggagaccagaactgtgcacggtgctccgagtgtggtctaaccgagggcgatagggagaccggaactgtgcacagtgctccgagtgtgttctaaccgagggaggggatacggagaccggaactgtgcacggtgctccgagtgtgttctaaccgagggaggggatacggagaccggaactgtgcacggtgctccgagtgtggtctaaccgagggggggcgatacggagaccggaactgtgcacggtgctccgagtgtggtctaaccaaagtgggggatacggagaccggaactgtgcacggtgctccgagtgtggtctaaccgaggggggatacggagaccggaactatgcacggtgctccgagcgtggtctaaccaaagcgggggatacggagaccggaactgtgcacggtgctccgagtgtggtctaaccgaggggaggatatggagaccggaactgtgcacggtgctccgagcgtggtctaaccgaggggggatacggagaccagaactgtgcacggtgctccgagtgtggtctaaccgagggcgatagggagaccggaactgtgcacagtgctccgagtgtgttctaaccgagggaggggatacggagaccggaactgtgcacggtgctccgagtgtgttctaaccgagggaggggatacggagaccggaactgtgcacggtgctccgagtgtggtctaaccgaggggggggggggggatacggagaccggaactgtgcacggtgctcccagtgtcgTCTAACTGAGGGCGGAttcggagaccagaactgtgcacggtgctccgagtgtggtctaaccgaggggaggatatggagaccggaactgtgcacggtgctcagagtgtggtctaaccgagggggggatacggagaccggaactgtgcacggtgctccgtgtgtggtctaaccaagtgcAGATCCTCCTCCTGATCTCCAAAGAGCAGTGTGTACACAGAGTGCAGTTCCTCCTCCTGATCTCCAGAGGGCGGTGTGTACCCAGAGTGCAGATCCTCCTCCTGATCTCCAGAGGGCAGCATGTACACAGAGTGCAGTTTCCCCTCCTGTTCTCCAGAGGGCGATCTGTACACAGAATGCATTTCCTCCTCCTGATCTACagagggcggtgtgtacacagGGAGCACTTCCTCCCCCTGGTCTACAGATGGCGGTGTGTACACAGAGTGCAGTTTCTCCTCCTGATCACCAGAGGGCAGAGTGTGGTTCCTCCTCCTGACCTTCagagggcggtgtgtacacagAGTGCAGTTCCTCCTCCTGATCTCCAGAAGGCGGTGTGTACACAGATTGCAGCGCCTCCTCTGGTTCTCCAGAAGGCAGTGTGTACACAGCATGCTCGTCCTCCTGCTCTCCAGAGATCGGTGAGTACACAAAGTGCAGTTTGCCCTCCTGATctccagagggcagtgtgtacACAGACTGCGGTTCCTCCTCCTGATCTCCAGAGGGCGATGTGTACACAGAATGCATTTCCTCCTCCTGATctacagagggcagtgtgtacagAGAGTGCAGTACCTCTTCCTGATCTCCAGAGGCCGTGTGTACACAGAGAGCTCATCCTCCTGATCTCCAGAGGCCGGTGTGTACACAGATTGCAGCGCCTCCTCTGGTTCTCCAGAAGGCAGTGTGTACACAGCATGCTCGTCCTCCTGCTCTCCAGAGAGCGGCGAGGACACAAAGTGCAGTTTCCCCTCCTGATCTCCagagggcggtgtgtacacagAGTGCAGTTCCTCCTCCTGACCTCCAGAGGGATATGTGTACACAGATTGCAGTGCCTCCTCTGGTTCTCCAGAAGGCAGTGTGTACACAGCATGCTCGTCCTCCTGCTCTCCGGCATCTGTAGACCAGGGGGAGGAAGTGCTCCCTGTGTGCACACTGCTATCTGGAGATCAGAAAGAGAAACTGCACTCTATGTAAACATCACCCTTTGCAGATCAGGAGGAGCAACTGCATGCtgtgtacaaaacaaaaacagaattacctggaaaaactcagcaggtctggcagcatcggcagagaagaaaagagttgacgtttcgagtcctcatgacccttcgccagaactaggtgaatcccaggaaggggtgaaatataagctggtttaagctggggggtgcggggtgggtggttgggtgggcggagagaagtggaggggggtggtatggttgtaggcaaaagcagtgatagaagcagatcatcaaaagatgtcacagacagcagaacaaaagaacacataggtgtcgaagttggttgTACACAGAGTGCAGTTCCTCCTCCTGATCCACAGAGGGCGGTGCGTACACAGAGTGCAGATCCTCCTCCTGATCTACAGAGGGCGGTGCGTACACAGAGTGCAGTTCCTCCTCCTGATTTCCAAAGGGCGGGGTGAAACAGAATGCAGTTCCAACTCTTGATCACCAGAGGGCAGGGTGTACACAGAGTGCTCGTCCTCCTGATCTCCAGAGGGTCGTGTGTATACAGAGAGCTGTTCCTCCTGATCTCCAGAGGGTGctgtgtacacagagtgaggttcctcctcctgatctccagagggcagtgtgtacACAGAGTGCAATTTCTCCTCCTGATCTCCAGAGGGTGgtgtgtacacagagtgaggttcCTCCTCCTGATCTGCAGAGGGCAATCTGTACACAGAATGCATTACCTCCTCCTGATCTCCGGAGAGATGTGTGTACACAGATTGCAGTTCCTTCTCCTGTTCTCCagagggcggtgtgtacacagAGTGCTTGTCCTCCTGATCTCCAGAGGGCGGAGTATACACAGAGTGTGGTACATCCTCCTGATCTCCATAGTCCGATGTGTATACAAAGTGAAGTTCTTCCTGCTGATCTCCAGTAGCTGATGTGTACACAGAGTGCATTTCCTCCCCCTGATCTCCAGGGGGCAGCATGTACACAGAATGCAGTTTCTCATCCTGATCTCCAGAGGGCAGTGCGTATACAGTCTGCAGTTCCTCCTCCTGATCTCCAGAGGGTGGTGTGTACACAGAGTGCAGTTTCTCCTCCTGATCTCCAGAGGGCAGCATGTACACAGAATGCAGTTTCTCCTCCTGATctccagagggcagtgtgtatACAGAGTGCAGTTCCTCCTCCTGATGtccagagggcagtgtgtatacagactgctgttcctcctcctgatctccagagggcagtgtgtacACAGAGTGCAGTTTCTCCTCCTGATCTGCAGAGGGCAATCTGTACACAGAATGCATTACCTCCTCCTGATCTCCGGAGAGATGTGTGTACACAGATTGCAGTTCCTTCTCCTGTTctccagagggcagtgtgtatACAGAGTGCAGTTCCTCCTCCTGATGtccagagggcagtgtgtatacagactgctgttcctcctcctgatctccagagggcagtgtgtacACAGAGTGCAGTTTCTCCTCCTGATCTGCAGAGGGCAATCTGTACACAGAATGCATTACCTCCTCCTGATCTCCGGAGAGATGTGTGTACACAGATTGCAGTTCCTTCTCCTGTTCTCCagagggcggtgtgtacacagAGTGCTTGTCCTCCTGATCTCCAGAGGGTGGAGTATACACAGAGTGTGGTACATCCTCCTGATCTCCATAGTCCGATGTGTACACAAAGTGATGTTCCTCCTCCTGATCTCCAGAGGCCGATTTGTACACAGAGTGTGTTTCCACCTCATGCTTTCCAGAGGACGGTGTGTACACAGAGTGCAGTTTCTCCTCCAGATCTCCAGAGGGCGGTATGCACACAGAGTGCAGTTCCTCCTCCGGATCTCCAGAGGGCGATCCATACACAGAGTGCGGCTCCTTACAAGAGAGCAATCTTACACAAAGTGCAGTTCCTCCTCTTGATCTACAAATGGCGGTGTGTGCACAGAGTGCAGTTCCTCCTCCGGATCTCCAGAGGGCGGCGTGTACACAGAGTGCAGTTCCTCCTCCGGATCTCCAGAGGGCGGCGTGTACACAGAGTGCAGTTCCTCCTCCTGATCTCCAGAGGGCAGCGTGTACACAGCGTGCAGTTTGCCCTCCTGCTCTCCAGAGGGCGATCTGTACACAGAATGCATTTCCTCCTCCTGATATACAGAAGGCGGTCTGTATACAGAGTGCGTCTCCTCCTCCTGATCTACAGACCACGATGTGTACACAAAGTGCAgctcctcctcctgctctccaGAGGGCAGTGAGTACACAAAGTGCAGTTCCTCCTCCTGCTCTCCAGAGGGCAGTGAGTACACAAAGTGCAGTTCCTCGTCTTGATCTCCAGAGTGTAGCGGGTACACATTGTGCAGTTCCTCCTCCTGATCACCAAAGGGCGGAGTGTTCGCAGAGTGCAGTTCCGCTTCCGGATCTCCAGAGGGCTGCGTGTAGAAAGAATGCATTTTCTCCTCCTGATCTCCAGAGGGTGGAGTGTACACAGAGTGCGGTTCAGCCTCCTGATCTCCAGAGTCCAATGTGTATACAAAGTGAAGTTCTTCCTGCTGATCTCCAGTAGCTGATGTGTACACAGAGTGCATTTCCTCCCCCTGATCTCCAGGGGGCAGCATGTACACAGAATGCAGTTTCTCCTCCTGATctccagagggcagtgtgtatACAGTCTGCAGTTCCTCCTCCTGATctccagagggcagtgtgtatACAGACTGCAGTTCCTCCTCCTGATctccagagggcagtgtgtacACAGAGTGCAGTTTCTCCTCCTGATCTGCAGAGGGCAATCTGTACACAGAATGCATTACCTCCTCCTGATctccagagggcagtgtgtatACAGACTGCAGTTCCTCCTCCTGATCTCCagagggcggtgtgtacacagAGTGCAGTTTCTCCTCCTATTctccagagggcagtgtgtatACAGTCCACAGTTCCTACTCCTGATctccagagggcagtgtgtatACAGAGTGCAGTTCCTCCTCCTGATatccagagggcagtgtgtacACAGAGTGCAGTTCCTTCTCCTGATGTCCAGAGGGCAGTGCGTATACAGTCTGCAGTTCCTCCTTCCTCCTGATCTCCAGAGGGTGGTGTGTACACAGAGTGCAGTTTCTCCTCCTGATCTCCAGAGGGCAGCATGTACACAGAATGCAGTTTCTCCTCCTGATctccagagggcagtgtgtatACAGACTGCAGTTTCTCCTCCTGATctccagagggcagtgtgtatACAGAGTGCAGTTCCTCCTCCTGATGtccagagggcagtgtgtatacagactgctgttcctcctcctgatctccagagggcagtgtgtacACAGAGTGCAGTTTCTCCTCCTGATCTGCAGAGGGCAATCTGTACACAGAATGCATTACCTCCTCCTGATCTCCGGAGAGATGTGTGTACACAGATTGCAGTTCCTTCTCCTGTTctc from Carcharodon carcharias isolate sCarCar2 chromosome 40, sCarCar2.pri, whole genome shotgun sequence encodes the following:
- the LOC121273145 gene encoding involucrin-like — encoded protein: MHSVYRLPSADQEEKLHSVYTLPSGDQEEELQSVYTLPSGDQEEELQTVYTLPSGDQEEKLHSVYMLPPGDQGEEMHSVYTSATGDQQEELHFVYTLDSGDQEAEPHSVYTPPSGDQEEKMHSFYTQPSGDPEAELHSANTPPFGDQEEELHNVYPLHSGDQDEELHFVYSLPSGEQEEELHFVYSLPSGEQEEELHFVYTSWSVDQEEETHSVYRPPSVYQEEEMHSVYRSPSGEQEGKLHAVYTLPSGDQEEELHSVYTPPSGDPEEELHSVYTPPSGDPEEELHSVHTPPFVDQEEELHFV